Proteins encoded within one genomic window of Haloplanus vescus:
- a CDS encoding protein-glutamate methylesterase/protein-glutamine glutaminase, whose amino-acid sequence MTGATPRAVVVDDSHFMRTMLSDMLDDGGVDVVATAADGAEAVTAVLEHEPDVVTMDLEMPDVDGLEAVERIMAERPTPILMLSAHTADGADVTFEALDAGAVDFFTKPGGEVSTQMSSKETQLVQKVKAVAGADVDGGHASSRSSSERPSERPTRTDSEYEGATVLIASSTGGPTVVERVVGALPRDADFRIIVVQHMPDAFTERFADRLDAASEYDVREASDGDRIGGGEALVAPGGSHLVVAGAGGDRLRVKLTEDPPEHGVRPAADVTMQSAAETVDGPLVGVVLTGMGADGAEGARAIRDAGGHVIAQDEASSAVFGMPKRAIELGAVDDVLAGDDVPDGILDATRIEVNA is encoded by the coding sequence ATGACCGGAGCAACGCCTCGGGCCGTCGTCGTCGACGACTCGCATTTCATGCGGACGATGCTCTCCGACATGCTCGACGACGGCGGCGTCGACGTCGTCGCGACAGCCGCCGACGGGGCCGAGGCGGTGACGGCCGTCCTCGAACACGAACCCGACGTGGTGACGATGGACCTCGAGATGCCCGACGTCGACGGGCTAGAGGCCGTCGAGCGCATCATGGCGGAGCGTCCGACGCCGATTCTCATGCTGAGCGCGCACACGGCCGACGGCGCCGATGTGACGTTCGAGGCCCTCGACGCCGGCGCGGTCGATTTCTTCACCAAACCCGGTGGAGAGGTCAGCACGCAGATGTCGAGCAAAGAGACGCAACTGGTCCAGAAGGTGAAAGCCGTCGCCGGCGCCGACGTAGACGGCGGCCACGCGAGCAGTCGGTCGTCGAGCGAGCGACCCAGTGAGCGCCCGACACGGACCGACAGCGAGTACGAGGGCGCGACGGTGCTCATCGCCTCCTCGACTGGCGGGCCGACGGTCGTCGAACGCGTCGTCGGGGCGCTCCCCCGCGACGCCGACTTCCGAATCATCGTCGTCCAGCACATGCCCGACGCGTTCACGGAACGGTTCGCCGACCGCCTCGACGCGGCGAGCGAGTACGACGTGCGCGAAGCGTCCGACGGCGACCGAATCGGCGGCGGTGAAGCGCTCGTCGCCCCCGGTGGCAGTCATCTCGTCGTCGCCGGCGCCGGCGGCGACCGACTCCGCGTGAAACTGACCGAGGACCCGCCGGAACACGGCGTCCGTCCGGCCGCCGACGTGACGATGCAGTCGGCCGCGGAGACGGTCGACGGCCCCCTCGTCGGCGTCGTCCTCACTGGAATGGGTGCGGACGGCGCGGAGGGCGCCCGCGCGATTCGAGACGCCGGCGGTCACGTCATCGCCCAAGACGAGGCGTCGTCGGCGGTGTTCGGGATGCCGAAGCGAGCGATAGAACTCGGGGCGGTCGACGACGTGCTGGCCGGCGACGACGTGCCGGACGGCATCCTCGACGCGACCCGGATTGAGGTGAACGCATGA